In a single window of the Leptospira harrisiae genome:
- a CDS encoding TMEM175 family protein: MAAKIKNLTTPHKKTGPAPVLTESGRMVAYSDAIFSIALTLMALEIKIPHPEQIGESSLLFALLERWPSFLSFFISFMIITVVWTNHHTIFRHVKYIDHNLMILNNLLLLNVIFIPFCSEMLGEYMLQNNTNANFAVFLYGAWIAIGGIPFNLVWRYGVKKKELLNPESDPIEIQKITSHFIKGPYIYAFVTILSFLNIWLSIIGFGILILFFLVPTAWLLRKK, translated from the coding sequence CCTCACCGAATCCGGAAGGATGGTAGCTTATAGCGACGCCATTTTTTCGATCGCTCTCACACTCATGGCCCTGGAAATCAAAATCCCACATCCCGAACAAATTGGCGAAAGTAGTTTACTATTTGCTCTTTTGGAAAGATGGCCAAGTTTTTTAAGTTTTTTTATTAGCTTTATGATCATCACAGTGGTTTGGACGAACCATCATACCATATTTAGGCATGTAAAATATATAGATCACAACCTAATGATCTTAAATAACCTGCTTTTGTTAAACGTAATCTTTATACCATTCTGTTCCGAAATGCTCGGCGAATATATGTTGCAGAACAATACAAATGCAAATTTTGCAGTATTTCTATATGGAGCCTGGATTGCCATTGGAGGGATCCCGTTCAACCTTGTGTGGAGGTATGGGGTCAAAAAGAAAGAACTGCTGAACCCGGAGTCAGACCCAATCGAAATTCAAAAAATCACTTCGCATTTCATCAAAGGGCCTTATATTTACGCCTTTGTTACCATATTATCTTTTTTGAATATATGGCTTAGCATCATTGGATTCGGAATTCTTATTTTATTTTTCCTGGTTCCAACTGCATGGTTACTTCGAAAGAAATAG